The sequence ACTCACTCAAGACAAACTGTGTATATGTAGTAGCAACGTCTTGTCGAAAGGCGGGGACTGGCTCCCTTCGCCTGTAAGCTCCTCGACCTGTCATCACAAAGGGTCGTACCATTAAATAAGGTCGCATGGCCAATGAAGCAGTAAGTAAGACATTTACCAGAGGGAACTTTAGGGCCGTAACGCTTCACGAAGGCGGGCCAAGTTCGAGTTCTATTGCATGAGGCAACAGACGGGCTACCCAATCCCTGATATCCGCAATATGGTGAGGCAGACGGCCCATAGCTGCAAAACAGCAAGAAAAATAAACCTTACAGTGAATACAGAAGAAAGGGAACAAAACGAGTGACGACACTTACGAGCCTCGTTCCACCACTCTAGGAATCTGGCGGAGTCAGAAACGACATGCTCGATCTTGACAAAGAAGTATTTGTGCCAAAACTTGCGGCTTACCCGGTCATCCGTCCCAACCACCAGCCTTTTCGTGCCACGAAGCCTCAAATGCACCATggtacctgtcacacctcctttctacacacccgaaggtagtataagggagtttttccaatttaagtgacattattcgaaatgggattaattcagagtcgccacttgggatggtttgttttctggtgtccaagttaccggtttatttttaaatcccaaatcgaggaatatttcgactttccttttgaagtttgcgaaccagaaattctgagtaaggaattctgttaacccgagggaaggtgttaggcacccccgaattccgtggttctagcatggtcgcttaaactatcataattggcctattatctgattttaaaacatgttttagcctatggtataattttaaattattaaccacttttaattaattttagaaagattcaacgttatctaaaacacatctttgaaccacgccacatgaaatgcacccgcggtccacgatacattttatttaacgttgttgagatttggatttgggtcacatgaaatgcacatccgagtttaaggaaattgatttaaatagcgcgcctaaagcaactacgcactttcaagtttgcgagggccacagaaaattcaactaatggcacactTCGATTTTTTAAAGAGCTAAAATTAATTAAGGGCCATGAGCtttggaattttatttggcatgacacacctcaaattatttcaaaaggttttattattcgaagttgttataatcgggttacatgaaatgcacacccgaatttgggaattaggtatcatgactatgtcacgggaaccgtgcccatagtcacgatgattattattaatcgcgcctataGCAACTACTATGTTCTGAAATGCCAATCTTGTTGGAGGCTGCAGTGTTTGTACTACTGACGATAATCAGAAAGCCAACTGTTTATCTCGTTTTACATGGTATGGTATCAGAAGAATAGTTGATGTAGGATCAtttgtcttttttattttcaagatCATATTTGCAGTAGGATTGGGAGTGCTAGTGATTGGGATAGAAGCGAAACACAAGTCAAGAATTTTGTGTGGTTTTATACATCACAATTACCTATCCATTGGTGGAATTCTGTGTTTTGTTCATACCCTCTCACAATTATTCAACACTTGTATAACCCATATAGCCTAATGTTCATTTTAAATTTTCAAGACTTTGAATAGCTTCAGAAACATAAGAGATGATCAGGTTTTGTTTTATTATAAACTAAGTAAAAAAAAGTTTCATACGTTCATATCAAAGTATAACCGAATGCATCATTTACAACTGGGTTTGTTCATGAAAAAGAAACTACTCCCTTtgtgaaaagaaaaatgaaaggatGATACACTGTTCAAGATCAAGACATCTAACTATTGTTATATATAGGCAATGATTCCTTAAGTACTGTAAATAAACAATTTGCAATATAAAACATCACATTTGACTCAAACCATGAAGATATGCCTAGATATATTTGGCTAGTCGCTATAACCCAAAATACAATCATTAGTGATTTATTTTAAACTAATTTCGCACAAAAAAGAAACAAACTGAATTCTGTGTGTTCTCATGTCAAAATTCAGAATCCAAGGAAATTCGAACAATGTCCAAAAAGCACGGACAATTATTTATGAATTCACCTATATCCTTATTTCTGAGTATATTCGGTACAATTCGAATTTGAGGTTAAACAATGAAGGAATATTCAGCAAACATATAGATGAACGAACTGAGGCAAATTTTATAATGCTAGAACATCCGTATGGCAGTACAAAACCTGAGACTGAAATTAATACCTGGATCGGAAGGAAACAAAGCTGACACAACTAAATAAAAGCTAGTTGCCAGAAATCTAGAGATAGAAGATGaatccaacaatagaaacaaccACGAACCAACAATAGCAACTAGAGCACAAGTCCATAGCTCTGAAACAGATAACCCAGCAGATTCGACAACTTCAACAGCTGAAACCGTTTGGAGAAACAGCTTTGGGCGACCCCTTccccttcctctttttttttcgtttcaaGCATGGAccttttttttaacttttgaatTCAAACGAAGGCCTGCTAATAAGACTTCAACAAATCGGAAACATCGACGGGCGGAAACTCGAACCTCGACGACATAATAGACTTTGGACTCGACCTTTTCGAACTCCTTTTAAATTCAGCTGAAGGAAACAACCATTTACCGatttttggtgactgttttgggttgattttaatgACTACTTTGACTGGTTTTGGGGTGGAAACGAAGAAGCAAGGGGGATTAGGGTGTATAAGGGTTAAGGAAGAAGAAGCAACGGCTGGTTTCTTGGGTCCTAGGTCTTAGGTCAGTGAAAAATGGGGGAAGGGATGGTCTTTTTTCGGTCTTATCTCTAATGTGTGTGTACGatttttcttttctgatttttgagACTCAGGATGAGATCAGGAAAAGAGGGGAGTAGTTCTTGGTTCTTGAAGAATATGAACAGGGGAGGCGTCTCTTTTTTTGTTCTCCACGGCGCTAGGTGTTAGCTGTTTTAAGTGTACGTACTATTATATATgggtagggattaggttaggggtatgggcctaggaattatgggtttGGTAATTATGGACTAGGTCCaaaaattaagcctaaaaatgggttgctcgagcccaagttctattttttccccgcgaacgagattaaaaatgcgatctcatttattaattaatcctacttaagtaaaataactattaaaagaAGACTGACTGTTAAaataaactatatttttttgatattttttcaagattaaaaatgactacaaaacattaatgaacctattttttgtaattttcgtttcttgtaataaaataaaagtaaaagagtaaaaatgagttaaaatagctatattaagcctaaattaaatatttacgtgctaaaatatgaaaaatcttggggaaggtcaaaaatcacatgtctacagtacCCCTGAGGAAGCTAGGCGTGAATAGGTGCAAAAGGTGGTGGACGGAAACGCTACATTCCGCCAACCCTGCATACTTGGTCAATAGTAGAAGCACCTTGAGCGTATATGGTGAAAGTTGTGCCGGGCAAACTTGGTAGAATCTACAGAATTCTTCCGCTAAGGGGCAGAGAGAAAGAGTATAGTCGATCATAAAAGGGTACTCATAGAAAGCGCAATACCCAGGTCTGTGGACGTCCACGTAATCTCTCCCCGCCGGAACTATTTCCATATGAGCAGGAATGTCATACTTTATACGAAGGGCATCGATATGGACCTGCTCCATCTCAGAAAATACGGGGTTCGGGGTAAGAGGGGGATCTTTGAGGAAGTCACTCCGGGATAAGGGGTGTCTCGGTAGTAACTCCTCCACCGTAGTAGCGCGGTCACCCTCTTCTACCACCATATCTCCGTCGTCAGAAGGAGGCACCGTGGACGACGGGGTGGCTTCAGGAACCTCTTCACGAAAGCGACGAGACCTCGGCATGATATCGTTCAAAGGAATACCAACACAAAGGGAGGAAGGAAGAAGAAGCTTCAGGTGAGGAACgaaagaagaaacaaaaggaTATGAGAGCAAATGAGGAAGAGTGAAAGAGGTTATCAAGAGAGAAATGACTAAAGTTTTTCGGAAAATCAAATCATtcacctatttatagggttgggtggCACCAGAATCGAGGCGGCAGGTCTCAAAGCAGCGCAAGAATCGAAGCACCAAGCCGTCAATCCCTGCCTCGAAAACCTTCGTAATGATGATGCACATAAAGCTGACATCACTTCCCGGTAAAGTGTACCACTCGGTGTTTTGCTGAACATGATGACCATTTCCTGTTGGCCACGTCGTAACGTTTCAACAAGTCAAATTTCTCCAAAAGAATGCACGAAGTCCGCTCATCGAGGACGCATCCGGTCGCAACCCCGACGagcagagggactaactgtatgggtccaaatttgatcGACCACGACCTACAACGAGTACGACAAACGACGGGGTAtcaaatgtgcacgacatcacccttcgtgctttatcactcttcctcaccatatgaatcatataaatgtgcacggcatcacccttcgtgctttatctctcttcctcaccatatgcatcaatataaatgtaaatgtgcacgacgtcatccttcgtgctttatcactcttcctcgcCATATGAATAGTATTaatgtaaatgtgcacgacatcacccttcgtgctttatcactcttcctcccCATATGAATaatgtaaatgtgcacgacatcacccttcgtgttttatccctctttcctcaccatatgaatcatataaatgtaaatgtgcacgacatcactcttcgtgctttatcactctttcctcacccaaacaatagaaacaacaatatcccggcaagggaatcaacaatagaaacaataacatcacGGCAAGaaaaacaatatcataagcaaaaacatcccggcaagggaaacaatatcataagcaacaACATCCCtgcaagggaatcaacaagtaCATCATAGGGTCACGGAAAAACCAAGAAGCACGATAAcctcaacaaaacaacaagacataataagcatgtgataactacaccggtaaccacaacaattggacatgtaacatatttgcacgaagtcatagaagaactcacaatcaagaagtatccaaaactataaggaaggcaatcacttcaattaaggcaattaagggtcaatgtaacacgtaagaattagaggaaTGTTTACGACAAACGACGGGGTATCTTCGAGTCGACGTCCCGAGGGAGACGACCTTAGGGCAAAAGAAGAAACTGTACGACCCCTGTAGTAGAGTAAGCCCATTATGGGACATTAAGAATATTAGGTCGAATATTTCTTGTATTTTGTTTCTTATAATTTAGAAGAGTCTCTCTCTAGTATATAAGGGGGACAAAAACCTTGTAATAGGGCATCGATACTCTGGGAAACTTACCATTCTTGAATGAAAAGAAACTTAACAACCACCTCCTCTTCatctattattattcattctagaGATATTATCTTCAGCTAAGATTTACTCATTCATCTTCGATTGATTTATTCAAAAGGTTTTAACACCTTTTGAGTCAAAGAGTGCTCACTAGGGAAAAAAGTTTCCTCGGTATTATACCAAATATCTCTCTATGTTAATTTTTTGATAATAAACTTAAGCAACTGCGACAATTATAAATGATATCTAAATTCTTTGCAAGCCAGAAAGGagtaattaatttgataaacgcAGAGATAAAGGAAAATAGAAAGTGATTAATAAATCCCCAGTTTCCTTGTACTCTTCAAAATATCAAAAGTACAGTCAACTGACTCATTtaactgattttttttaaaagcagAAACTAAATTCCACTGCGGATAAATTCCTACAACTAAAGTAAATATATCGAGCCCAGTGAAATATTAATTTATGAAACTTTCAAAGGATAAAATCTTCATTTACTCTTTTACCACTCTGATTATCCATTCGTAAACCACACTTTCTGGCCTGAAGATGAAACTGAGCCACCGCCGCTAATAGCTTCACCGCCTGCTTCGGCGGCAAAATATCTAGAACCTTCCTCACCGCCGATCCTCTTAGATGCTCCGCTGCTTCAATCATCGCCATCATCGACTGTTTCAACCCATCAATTATAGTTTCCAATTCCGAAGCTTCCCCATCAACAAGCAATCCCCCTCTTTTCATCAGCTCAAATATCGGCGGCGCCGCCACGCTTTCTTGAACCTTCGCCATTCCTTTTTCAATTGCCTGTTCGAAACATTATACAATTAAGTAATTAATTCCGGCAATTGTTAAGATTTTCAATTGCCTGTCACACAATTCAACGTAATATCAGATTAgattttaaaaagaattaaaatattTTCACATGTTTGACACATAAAATATACTAACTAGGCTAATTTACCTTCTCGTCTCTTTTAATCTCTGATTTTAGCTTCTTCAATTTTTCGCCTTGGTCTGGTGTTAATTCTTGGCCTATTGAGTAATTAATTGTAGGAA is a genomic window of Nicotiana tabacum cultivar K326 chromosome 16, ASM71507v2, whole genome shotgun sequence containing:
- the LOC107771305 gene encoding protein RESPONSE TO ABA AND SALT 1; amino-acid sequence: MATTSTSKNPSFEANIDTYYENWLIQLENFLEKLNEVSASYDVFNEEAEENRSSSSKLVTQVLDHYQEYYQEKFKATNGDTFFLNSPPWYTSLERTFLWMAGFKPSMLFPTINYSIGQELTPDQGEKLKKLKSEIKRDEKAIEKGMAKVQESVAAPPIFELMKRGGLLVDGEASELETIIDGLKQSMMAMIEAAEHLRGSAVRKVLDILPPKQAVKLLAAVAQFHLQARKCGLRMDNQSGKRVNEDFIL